One segment of Rhodopirellula baltica SH 1 DNA contains the following:
- a CDS encoding DUF1552 domain-containing protein: protein MLIPSQPMSRRRLLRSAGGAALALPFLEAMGPSLGRRVLGNDQSVDAERAPKRFVAICASLGFHGDHLFPESTGRDYAITPYLEQVQRHRDDFSLFSGLSHPEQNGNNGHASELTWLTAARRPGLAGFRNSISLDQLIAREIGLKTRFPFLALTTGGQSLSWTSSGVEIPAQHSPAKLFTAMFVDGKPHEVEADLDRLRRGRSVLDTVGLRAQSLKRELGIRDQQKLDEYLHSIRDLESRLQQSEGWVRRPKPVVDEEPVSDINDKALAIERQRLMYRIIALALQTDSTRTVTFQLAGLNSVPQIPGVQSDWHGLSHHGKDPEKIAELKRIEAAEWGAFGEFLDQLKSIEEHNRSLLDHTAVMFGSNLGNASAHDWRNLPILLAGGGYRHGKYVAHDAANNTPLCNLYVDLAQRMGLEIDAFGSSTSAGIKGLESTT, encoded by the coding sequence ATGCTGATTCCCTCTCAACCGATGTCTCGACGACGACTGTTGCGATCCGCCGGTGGTGCGGCCTTGGCTTTGCCGTTCTTGGAGGCGATGGGACCTTCACTTGGTCGCCGTGTGTTGGGCAATGATCAAAGCGTCGATGCGGAGAGGGCGCCGAAACGGTTTGTTGCCATCTGTGCTTCGCTTGGTTTTCACGGGGACCATTTGTTTCCCGAATCAACCGGCCGCGACTACGCGATCACACCTTACCTGGAACAAGTCCAACGCCATCGCGATGACTTCAGTTTGTTCTCGGGTTTGTCTCACCCCGAACAAAACGGAAACAACGGTCACGCCTCCGAGTTGACTTGGTTGACCGCGGCCCGACGCCCAGGACTGGCAGGTTTCCGAAACTCGATCTCACTCGACCAACTCATCGCTCGAGAGATTGGACTGAAGACTCGCTTCCCGTTCCTGGCCCTTACGACCGGCGGTCAGTCCCTTTCGTGGACATCCAGTGGAGTCGAGATACCCGCTCAGCATTCCCCCGCCAAACTCTTCACCGCAATGTTCGTCGATGGTAAACCGCACGAAGTCGAGGCGGACCTCGATCGACTCCGCCGCGGCCGCAGTGTTCTCGACACGGTTGGATTGCGAGCTCAATCACTCAAACGCGAACTCGGAATTCGCGATCAACAAAAGCTGGATGAATACCTGCACTCGATCCGAGATTTAGAATCGCGACTGCAGCAATCCGAAGGCTGGGTCCGTCGTCCCAAACCAGTCGTCGACGAAGAACCCGTATCGGACATCAACGACAAAGCTCTCGCGATTGAACGCCAACGGTTGATGTACCGAATCATTGCGTTAGCGTTGCAAACCGATTCGACGCGAACCGTCACGTTTCAGTTGGCCGGGCTGAACTCAGTTCCTCAGATCCCCGGGGTTCAAAGCGATTGGCATGGTCTATCGCACCATGGCAAAGACCCTGAGAAAATCGCTGAACTGAAACGAATCGAAGCGGCAGAATGGGGAGCGTTTGGCGAATTCCTCGATCAATTGAAATCGATCGAGGAGCACAATCGATCACTGTTGGATCACACCGCCGTGATGTTCGGATCCAATCTTGGCAACGCCAGTGCACATGATTGGCGAAACCTTCCAATCTTGTTGGCCGGCGGCGGCTACCGACACGGCAAGTACGTCGCACACGACGCGGCGAACAACACACCGCTTTGCAACCTGTACGTCGACCTCGCCCAACGCATGGGACTCGAAATCGACGCCTTCGGATCGAGCACCTCCGCCGGCATCAAAGGGCTCGAGTCCACCACGTAG
- a CDS encoding NAD(P)/FAD-dependent oxidoreductase, giving the protein MSTPKMKDFYDCVVIGGGPAGGAAASIVADSGVSTLLIERDPVPRFHVGESLMPECYWPLERLGLIDQVKRSGWQAKKSVQFVTHTGKESAPFFFREHDERECSTTWQVERSEFDKMLYDRASELGADCFDQTRLIDVQTEPGETEDQPIARAVVVRTADGTEKTIGCKVVVDATGQQAFLAGKMGLKEINPDLKKAAIWTYYRDAVRGEGDNDGATIILNTKSRDSWFWFIPQSRGITSVGCVGDNDYLLKGRGTPEEIFEEELANCPGLQPRLANATRVGKITTAKEFSYMTRRHSGPGWVLIGDALGFIDPVYSSGVYFALEMGVRAGDAIVEGLKKDDLSAEQLGKWTDDFKEGASKVRQLVHAFYNKDFSIGRFMKEHPEYRGNVTDLLIGRVFHEDAGKMFPALDRSIEMARADAMSKADSMAETKPMST; this is encoded by the coding sequence ATGAGTACGCCAAAGATGAAGGATTTCTACGATTGCGTGGTGATTGGTGGAGGCCCGGCCGGTGGTGCTGCGGCTTCGATTGTGGCTGATTCCGGCGTCAGCACGCTGTTGATCGAGCGAGATCCTGTGCCTCGGTTTCACGTCGGCGAATCGCTGATGCCGGAGTGCTATTGGCCTCTCGAGCGACTCGGATTGATCGATCAAGTCAAACGATCGGGATGGCAGGCCAAGAAAAGCGTGCAGTTTGTCACGCATACAGGCAAAGAATCGGCCCCATTCTTTTTTCGCGAACACGATGAACGCGAGTGCAGCACGACTTGGCAGGTCGAACGCAGCGAATTTGACAAAATGCTTTATGACCGAGCCTCGGAGCTCGGAGCGGACTGTTTTGACCAAACTCGACTGATCGACGTTCAAACAGAACCCGGCGAAACAGAGGACCAACCGATCGCACGTGCCGTCGTCGTACGGACCGCCGATGGCACCGAAAAAACGATCGGCTGCAAAGTCGTCGTCGACGCGACGGGCCAGCAAGCGTTTTTGGCTGGAAAGATGGGTCTGAAAGAAATCAATCCTGACCTAAAAAAAGCCGCAATCTGGACGTATTACCGCGATGCCGTTCGCGGTGAAGGCGACAACGATGGCGCAACCATCATTCTGAACACCAAATCGCGTGATTCCTGGTTCTGGTTCATCCCTCAATCTCGCGGGATCACCAGCGTTGGATGCGTCGGCGACAACGACTACCTTCTCAAAGGCCGCGGAACTCCCGAAGAAATTTTTGAGGAAGAACTCGCCAATTGTCCTGGGCTTCAACCACGGCTGGCCAATGCGACTCGCGTGGGCAAAATCACGACCGCCAAAGAATTCAGCTACATGACCCGCCGACACTCTGGCCCGGGATGGGTGTTAATCGGCGACGCACTGGGGTTCATCGACCCGGTCTACTCCTCCGGCGTCTATTTCGCACTGGAAATGGGTGTTCGTGCCGGCGACGCGATCGTCGAAGGACTGAAGAAAGACGACCTGTCAGCTGAACAACTGGGAAAATGGACCGACGATTTCAAGGAAGGAGCTTCCAAGGTCCGGCAACTCGTTCACGCTTTCTACAACAAAGATTTCAGCATTGGGCGGTTCATGAAGGAACACCCCGAGTATCGCGGCAACGTGACGGACTTGCTGATCGGCCGTGTCTTCCACGAAGATGCGGGCAAAATGTTTCCGGCACTCGATCGTTCCATCGAGATGGCTCGGGCCGATGCCATGTCCAAGGCCGATTCGATGGCCGAAACCAAACCCATGTCGACTTAA
- a CDS encoding glucose-6-phosphate isomerase, whose translation MSLLRFDASGSINDDYGITQAQIDSLKGQMETLRTEMVETDQKQYESGDIPADKQPLDARFFWLPEEMLEAYAKEREASELGRIFKVANGLHDQIDAAVVLGIGGSYMGARAMMEACCDPYHNEMSRAARGSKPRMYFEGNNVDNDASDSLLQRVRAGGYADSDAEKRHAIIVISKSGGTMETAVAFRQFLANLESELGSEAEDWLSRLVVPVTGESGKLHDLATEIGCDEIFTVPDGVGGRFSVLSPVGLVPAAFLGLDCMKLLEGAVAMNEHFKTADYADNVVMQYVAVNHLLSQHRDKSIRVMSVWSKALESVGLWYDQLLAESNGKDGKGVTPLTTLNTRDLHSRHQQHQQGRNDKVFNNVIVESQRTDSLAVGHSQRNQDTLNDIAEKTLPDIMAAAIKGTNDALHADGRPTTDIILPQIDTHVLGQLFQMLMIATVIEGRLLGINPYGQPGVEQYKTNMNKNLGR comes from the coding sequence ATGAGCTTGCTCCGTTTCGACGCTTCCGGATCGATCAACGACGACTACGGGATCACTCAAGCACAAATCGATTCGTTGAAGGGCCAGATGGAAACCCTTCGGACTGAGATGGTCGAAACCGATCAGAAACAATACGAATCGGGCGACATTCCTGCTGACAAACAGCCGCTGGACGCTCGGTTCTTTTGGCTGCCCGAAGAGATGCTGGAAGCCTACGCGAAAGAGCGGGAAGCATCGGAGTTGGGGCGGATTTTCAAAGTCGCCAATGGTCTGCATGACCAAATTGACGCAGCCGTGGTTTTGGGAATCGGCGGGTCCTACATGGGCGCTCGAGCGATGATGGAAGCCTGCTGCGATCCATATCACAACGAAATGAGTCGTGCCGCACGTGGCAGCAAACCTCGGATGTATTTCGAGGGCAACAACGTCGACAACGACGCGTCCGATTCGCTGTTGCAACGTGTCCGAGCGGGCGGATACGCGGACAGCGACGCTGAAAAACGGCACGCGATCATTGTCATTAGCAAGAGCGGTGGAACGATGGAAACCGCTGTCGCGTTCCGTCAATTCCTTGCCAACTTGGAATCCGAACTCGGGTCGGAAGCCGAGGATTGGTTGTCGCGGTTGGTCGTTCCCGTGACCGGCGAAAGCGGCAAGTTGCATGACTTGGCGACCGAAATTGGTTGCGATGAGATCTTCACCGTGCCCGATGGTGTTGGTGGGCGATTCAGTGTCCTGTCACCGGTCGGCTTGGTTCCCGCCGCGTTCCTCGGTTTGGACTGCATGAAGTTGCTCGAAGGTGCCGTGGCAATGAACGAGCACTTCAAAACCGCGGACTACGCTGACAACGTGGTGATGCAGTACGTCGCCGTGAATCACTTGCTGTCGCAACACCGCGACAAGTCCATTCGAGTGATGAGTGTTTGGAGCAAAGCTCTCGAGTCGGTTGGACTGTGGTACGACCAATTGCTGGCTGAGTCCAACGGCAAAGATGGCAAGGGGGTAACGCCGCTGACAACCCTGAACACTCGCGATCTGCACAGCCGTCACCAGCAGCATCAGCAGGGACGAAATGACAAAGTGTTCAACAACGTGATCGTGGAATCGCAACGGACTGATTCATTGGCCGTCGGTCACTCGCAACGCAACCAAGACACGCTCAACGACATCGCTGAAAAAACTCTGCCCGATATCATGGCGGCGGCGATCAAAGGCACCAACGATGCTCTGCATGCGGATGGACGTCCCACGACTGATATCATCTTGCCGCAGATCGACACGCACGTGTTGGGCCAGTTGTTTCAAATGCTGATGATCGCAACCGTGATCGAAGGTCGCTTGCTGGGTATCAACCCTTACGGGCAACCAGGAGTTGAGCAGTACAAGACCAACATGAACAAGAACCTCGGACGCTGA
- a CDS encoding peptidase — MSSEWSFREQVVYRFADVQIKALDMFLNRFSVAIAVLVTLAGLGWPSVGRSQGPVTWQSRAGSSVEAELIRVDDSKVVLQVEGNRSPVEVSLDSLTPESRLQAMQIWFNERDAKQFQMIRQHLPGMYERPEAVSRLLLEIHKAVPESPYAGIWAGVGLSEGENNLELAKRLLMQAVKRIEAQQEVMAGRHSMTLASARNNLGVVALKQQEANPAASSFIAGVQSSNVVSAVLEHNMQLLAQTDSMRTGLIELAPRLRSELLATLASADVSTSKPNLNESLYYTLDFDLPIEAGAGNRKVEGLDSPSVFMELVSIGTGFVVAPGIVLTSTDVITNTDGYGPKMVTVGSYQHGIFKALTCKNCLMTAPRISARSGIVIRTNETIGTVTRFRIIPHRAGSSDAELAALHVPGLDLAPLCIANDTPAKATDLTLYGYDPGQNLVKQGVREFTGEILSEPDHQGVQNVSNETTGGNRGGPLMSDDKAVHGIVFAMSENELETSGRAFGARMIRSWFNRNVRTTSLTSVDDQPIEKRFDPKASVVPVFVWGLKSGSGLFSDVADGTGPSESLMIENTWCVSCIGSSYQDCPNCVNGSQSYRKQEVVSSSRIGGDVYAPVVKKKRCPTCSGRGKLKCPHCKNGRLDLRRR; from the coding sequence TTGAGTTCCGAGTGGAGCTTCCGCGAGCAGGTCGTTTATCGCTTTGCGGATGTCCAGATCAAGGCACTTGATATGTTTTTGAATCGCTTTTCAGTCGCCATCGCGGTGCTTGTGACGCTGGCCGGATTGGGATGGCCGTCGGTGGGACGGTCGCAGGGCCCGGTGACCTGGCAAAGTCGCGCTGGTTCGAGCGTGGAAGCCGAGTTGATACGTGTAGACGATTCCAAGGTCGTTCTGCAGGTCGAAGGCAATCGGTCTCCGGTGGAAGTTTCGCTGGATAGTTTGACGCCCGAATCGCGTTTGCAGGCAATGCAGATCTGGTTCAACGAGCGTGATGCGAAACAATTCCAGATGATTCGCCAACATCTACCTGGAATGTACGAGCGACCGGAGGCTGTCAGTCGTTTGTTGCTGGAAATCCACAAAGCGGTTCCCGAAAGTCCTTACGCGGGAATTTGGGCGGGTGTGGGTTTGTCCGAAGGCGAGAACAACTTGGAACTTGCCAAGCGTTTGCTGATGCAAGCGGTCAAACGGATCGAGGCTCAGCAAGAAGTGATGGCGGGACGTCACTCGATGACGCTGGCATCGGCTCGCAACAACCTGGGTGTGGTGGCTTTGAAGCAACAGGAAGCCAACCCTGCCGCATCGTCGTTTATCGCGGGAGTGCAATCGTCCAACGTTGTGTCAGCGGTGCTTGAGCACAACATGCAGTTGCTGGCGCAAACCGATTCGATGCGGACCGGTTTGATTGAACTGGCACCGCGATTGCGCAGTGAATTGCTGGCCACATTGGCATCCGCAGATGTCAGTACTTCGAAACCCAACTTGAACGAGAGCTTGTACTACACGTTGGACTTTGATTTACCGATTGAAGCCGGCGCAGGAAACCGCAAGGTCGAAGGTCTGGACAGCCCCAGTGTGTTCATGGAATTGGTCTCGATCGGAACGGGGTTCGTCGTTGCACCGGGAATCGTGCTGACATCGACGGACGTGATTACGAACACCGATGGTTATGGTCCCAAGATGGTAACCGTGGGATCGTATCAGCACGGCATCTTCAAAGCTTTGACGTGTAAGAACTGCTTGATGACGGCCCCGCGAATTTCAGCTCGAAGTGGCATCGTGATTCGCACCAACGAAACCATCGGAACGGTCACACGGTTTCGAATCATTCCACACCGTGCTGGTTCTTCCGATGCTGAACTGGCCGCATTGCACGTACCTGGATTGGATTTGGCACCGCTGTGCATTGCGAACGACACACCAGCAAAAGCGACCGATCTGACGTTGTATGGTTACGACCCCGGACAGAACTTGGTGAAGCAGGGAGTGCGGGAGTTCACCGGGGAAATTTTGAGTGAGCCCGATCATCAAGGCGTTCAGAATGTTTCCAACGAAACAACGGGCGGAAATCGTGGTGGTCCGTTGATGAGTGACGACAAGGCTGTCCACGGAATCGTTTTTGCCATGTCGGAAAACGAATTGGAAACGAGTGGCCGAGCCTTTGGTGCTCGGATGATCCGGTCTTGGTTCAACCGCAACGTGCGAACTACTTCACTGACCAGCGTTGATGATCAACCCATTGAAAAACGATTTGATCCCAAAGCGTCGGTGGTGCCCGTTTTTGTTTGGGGGCTGAAATCCGGAAGTGGTCTGTTCAGTGATGTGGCCGACGGCACCGGCCCCAGCGAGTCGCTGATGATCGAGAACACTTGGTGTGTTTCCTGCATCGGCTCGTCGTACCAGGATTGTCCGAACTGTGTGAACGGTTCTCAATCTTATCGAAAACAGGAAGTCGTCTCTTCGTCACGGATTGGCGGTGACGTGTACGCTCCCGTTGTGAAAAAGAAACGTTGTCCGACGTGCAGCGGTCGGGGCAAACTGAAGTGCCCGCACTGCAAAAATGGACGCCTCGATCTGCGACGCCGTTGA
- a CDS encoding HAD family hydrolase, with the protein MSQSDNNTASILSPNELGQLHLDIAIAHDLTERYEGLIFDCDGTLTNSMPLHYLAWNETMTRHGIDFPESRFYAMGGMPSEKIIAVLSSEQGVSIDVDLATEEKEANFIARIPSVERLEHVTDIAERHLNRIAMSVASGGMRDIVADQLRTIGVADWFPVLVGSEDTELHKPEPDVFLCAAERMGVDPKRCLVFEDSPLGFEAAKRAGMDWVDVRVDA; encoded by the coding sequence ATGTCCCAATCTGACAACAACACCGCTTCGATCCTCAGCCCCAACGAACTTGGCCAATTGCACCTCGACATCGCGATCGCTCATGATTTGACGGAACGCTACGAAGGCCTGATCTTCGACTGTGACGGAACGCTCACCAATTCTATGCCGCTTCATTACCTGGCATGGAACGAGACAATGACTCGTCACGGCATCGATTTTCCGGAGTCGCGTTTCTACGCGATGGGCGGCATGCCAAGTGAAAAAATCATCGCCGTGCTGAGTTCAGAACAAGGCGTTTCGATCGACGTTGATCTGGCGACAGAAGAAAAGGAAGCAAACTTCATCGCTCGCATTCCCAGCGTTGAACGCCTGGAACACGTCACAGACATCGCCGAACGGCACCTCAATCGAATCGCCATGTCCGTCGCCAGTGGTGGGATGCGAGACATCGTCGCGGACCAACTGCGAACGATCGGTGTTGCCGATTGGTTCCCGGTCCTCGTGGGCAGCGAAGACACGGAACTGCACAAACCTGAACCCGACGTGTTCTTGTGTGCAGCCGAGCGAATGGGCGTGGATCCAAAACGATGTTTGGTTTTCGAAGACAGCCCACTAGGCTTCGAAGCCGCGAAACGAGCCGGCATGGATTGGGTTGACGTTCGCGTCGACGCTTAA
- a CDS encoding DUF1592 domain-containing protein: MSPSRILRLLSTEPSRYPSRPQFFLLAAALALGTHSFAVNASEPTSISNPEIQTFLQNHCRDCHADGASEGGLNLDTLPRTIGGAADLAVWVRIHDRVQTREMPPPDSSTLDETRRTDFIAALATPLNQHHASEKGTVLRRLNRREYENTLNDLFGTAVELETLLPADGRSHEFDNVGESLGISMVHLERYLDAADLVLESAIAKTADPPPVHVIDTHYAETREAKTHLGKVWKQLDDGSVVFYQNFGYPDGMLRTSSIPESGRYRILITGYAYQTDQKIPFYVGAKSFTRGSEQPTLGYFDMPPLSPDGEMTTIELTAHLEYRYMLNIIPYGLVVRDYNIRNDGVDGYTGPGLAIANVQLEGPLKDEFPSRGHRLIFDDWQREEVMPNPPSKREKSWYKPEFELTSSNPDESLRNSLQRVASAAMRRPVNASELTPYIELFRSEQDRGASTEDALRTAVAAILCSPDFLYFREPPGKLDDHAIATRLSYFLNRTTPDKALLRAAGQNELTRSTESLLSHAKRLVAEPRFDRFVVDFTDAWLNLRDIDQTSPDQKLFPEYDRYLRDSMVEETRQFFATLIRENLPVTNLVKSDFAMLNLRLANHYGIEGVDHADIRRVRLPNDSVRGGLLGQASVLKVTANGTNTSPVVRGVWVTERLLGVHPAPPPPGISGVEPDIRGAATLRQLLDQHRSEESCHACHALIDPPGFALESFNPIGGWRDRYRSLGEGERIDLRVNNRRVQYRLGLPVDSSGTLPSGESFEGFDAFRDCLLKDPDQLAMSLITKWLTFATGREMGFSDRQEIESLTRQSAQRGHGLRTMLALVIASDIFRTK; encoded by the coding sequence ATGAGCCCATCGCGTATTCTCCGTCTGTTATCGACTGAACCGAGTCGTTATCCATCAAGACCCCAGTTCTTTTTGCTCGCCGCGGCTTTGGCTTTGGGAACCCACTCGTTTGCCGTGAACGCGAGCGAACCGACGTCGATATCCAACCCGGAGATTCAAACCTTCTTGCAAAATCACTGCCGCGACTGCCACGCTGACGGTGCTTCCGAAGGTGGACTCAACTTGGACACGCTACCACGAACCATCGGCGGGGCTGCTGACTTGGCCGTTTGGGTTCGCATTCACGATCGAGTCCAAACGCGAGAGATGCCACCACCCGATTCGTCCACGCTCGACGAAACACGACGAACTGATTTCATTGCCGCGCTGGCCACTCCGCTGAACCAGCATCACGCATCTGAAAAAGGCACCGTCCTTCGTCGACTGAACCGGCGAGAGTACGAGAACACGCTGAACGATTTGTTCGGCACCGCAGTCGAACTGGAAACATTGTTGCCCGCTGATGGACGCAGCCACGAATTCGACAACGTGGGTGAATCACTTGGTATTTCCATGGTTCACCTGGAACGCTACCTCGACGCCGCCGACTTGGTGTTGGAATCTGCCATCGCGAAGACCGCCGATCCTCCGCCCGTCCATGTGATCGACACTCACTACGCAGAAACCCGCGAGGCCAAAACGCACTTAGGCAAAGTGTGGAAACAACTCGATGATGGATCCGTCGTGTTCTACCAAAACTTTGGTTACCCAGACGGCATGCTTCGAACGAGTAGCATTCCCGAATCGGGACGCTATCGGATCTTGATCACCGGATACGCATACCAAACCGATCAGAAGATCCCGTTCTATGTCGGGGCAAAAAGCTTTACCCGAGGCAGCGAACAACCAACGCTGGGCTACTTCGACATGCCACCGCTCAGCCCCGATGGTGAAATGACAACCATCGAGCTGACCGCGCATCTGGAATATCGCTACATGCTCAACATCATCCCGTATGGTTTGGTGGTTCGCGATTACAACATTCGCAACGATGGCGTGGATGGGTACACCGGCCCCGGACTGGCAATCGCGAACGTGCAATTGGAAGGGCCATTGAAGGACGAGTTTCCCTCTCGTGGCCATCGGTTGATCTTCGATGATTGGCAACGCGAAGAGGTTATGCCCAACCCTCCGTCCAAACGAGAGAAGTCTTGGTACAAACCCGAGTTTGAATTGACCAGCAGCAACCCGGACGAGTCGCTGCGAAACTCATTGCAGCGTGTGGCATCCGCAGCGATGAGACGTCCGGTCAATGCATCCGAACTGACACCTTACATCGAGCTTTTTCGTTCCGAGCAAGACCGTGGCGCATCCACCGAAGATGCGTTGCGAACCGCCGTCGCCGCCATCCTTTGCTCGCCCGATTTTTTGTATTTTCGTGAACCGCCCGGCAAACTCGATGACCATGCCATCGCGACTCGGTTGTCGTATTTCCTGAATCGCACAACACCTGACAAGGCACTGCTACGCGCCGCCGGGCAAAACGAACTGACCCGATCAACCGAATCATTACTGAGTCATGCAAAACGGTTGGTAGCTGAACCCAGATTTGATCGGTTCGTGGTCGACTTCACGGATGCTTGGCTTAACCTACGAGACATTGATCAAACCAGCCCCGATCAAAAGCTGTTTCCGGAATACGACCGGTATCTGCGCGACAGCATGGTCGAAGAAACACGTCAATTTTTTGCGACCTTGATTCGTGAAAACTTGCCGGTCACGAATTTGGTGAAATCCGACTTCGCGATGCTGAATTTACGATTGGCAAATCACTACGGCATCGAAGGAGTTGATCACGCTGACATCCGCCGCGTGCGACTTCCTAATGATTCGGTTCGCGGCGGTTTGCTTGGACAAGCCAGCGTACTCAAGGTCACCGCCAACGGAACGAACACGTCTCCCGTCGTCCGCGGTGTGTGGGTGACCGAACGCTTGCTCGGCGTGCATCCTGCACCACCTCCGCCAGGCATCTCCGGCGTTGAACCCGACATCCGCGGGGCAGCAACGCTGCGTCAGCTGCTCGATCAACATCGAAGCGAAGAATCCTGTCATGCCTGCCATGCATTGATTGATCCACCGGGTTTCGCACTCGAAAGTTTCAATCCTATTGGCGGCTGGCGTGATCGTTATCGCAGTCTCGGCGAAGGCGAACGAATCGACTTGCGTGTCAACAATCGCCGTGTGCAATACCGCTTGGGGTTGCCTGTTGATTCCAGCGGTACGTTGCCATCGGGCGAATCCTTCGAAGGATTTGACGCATTTCGGGATTGCCTTCTCAAAGACCCTGATCAATTGGCAATGTCATTGATCACCAAGTGGCTGACGTTTGCCACGGGGCGAGAAATGGGGTTTTCCGATCGGCAAGAAATTGAATCTTTAACGCGGCAATCCGCTCAGCGAGGTCATGGGCTTCGCACGATGTTGGCGTTGGTCATCGCCAGCGACATTTTCCGAACCAAGTAG